In one Salvelinus fontinalis isolate EN_2023a chromosome 16, ASM2944872v1, whole genome shotgun sequence genomic region, the following are encoded:
- the esrrb gene encoding steroid hormone receptor ERR2 isoform X2: MDISELCLPDSLSYHNQASLSNSLGRLLSPLATLEPSHFWLLNRMAADDRHLPSSCGSYIKTEPSSPSSVIDTVSHHSPSGNSDASGGYVSAMNSHSNGLDSPPMFTPGGLGPGACRKRYDDCSSNIMEDSPIKCEYMLNSIPKRLCLVCGDIASGYHYGVASCEACKAFFKRTIQGNIEYSCPATNECEITKRRRKSCQACRFMKCLKVGMLKEGVRLDRVRGGRQKYKRRMDAESTAYLGLTLPPPAKKPLTKIVSHLLVAEPEKIYAMPDPTMPESDIKALTTLCDLADRELVVIIGWAKHIPGFSTLSLADQMSLLQSAWMEILILSIVFRSLPYEDELVYAEDYIMDEEHSRLTGLLDLYVSILQLVRKYKKLKVEKEEFVTLKAIALANSGDLNWDMLKPPDQVLKQWDSLNLSQIITNPTRYDSKHPEKATLLDVILTNNPDRYQSGVFCNDLSDHCFTACVRNGCSVK; the protein is encoded by the exons GGCTTCGTTGTCCAATTCATTAGGGCGATTACTCAGTCCACTGGCCACACTGGAGCCTTCTCATTTCTG GCTGCTGAATAGAATGGCTGCTGATGACCGGCACCTGCCCTCCAGCTGCGGGTCCTACATCAAGACGGAGCCGTCCAGCCCCTCCTCAGTCATCGACACGGTCAGCCACCACAGCCCCAGTGGCAACTCGGACGCCAGCGGCGGCTATGTCAGCGCCATGAACAGCCACTCCAACGGCCTGGACTCTCCGCCCATGTTCACGCCCGGCGGGCTGGGCCCCGGTGCCTGCCGCAAGCGCTACGACGATTGCTCTAGCAACATCATGGAGGACTCGCCCATTAAGTGCGAATACATGTTGAACTCCATCCCCAAGAGGCTGTGCCTGGTCTGTGGAGATATAGCCTCTGGGTATCACTACGGCGTGGCCTCATGTGAGGCCTGCAAAGCCTTCTTTAAAAGGACAATACAAG GCAACATAGAATACAGCTGTCCCGCCACAAACGAGTGTGAGATCACAAAACGGAGACGCAAGTCATGTCAAGCCTGCCGCTTTATGAAGTGTCTCAAAGTGGGGATGCTCAAGGAAG GTGTGCGTCTGGACCGTGTGCGAGGGGGACGACAGAAGTACAAGAGGAGGATGGATGCAGAGAGCACAGCATACCTGGGCCTCACCCTCCCCCCTCCTGCCAAAAAACCCC TCACAAAGATAGTGTCCCACCTTCTGGTGGCTGAGCCAGAGAAGATCTACGCCATGCCTGACCCCACTATGCCTGAGAGTGACATCAAGGCCCTGACCACACTGTGTGACCTGGCTGACCGGGAGCTGGTGGTCATCATTGGCTGGGCCAAGCATATCCCAG GCTTCTCCACACTGTCCCTGGCAGACCAGATGAGTCTACTGCAGAGCGCCTGGATGGAGATCCTGATCCTGAGCATCGTGTTCCGCTCGCTGCCCTACGAGGACGAGCTGGTGTATGCAGAGGACTACATCATGGACGAGGAACACTCGCGGCTCACGGGCCTGCTCGACCTCTACGTGTCCATCCTGCAGCTCGTTCGCAAGTACAAGAAGCTGAAGGTGGAGAAGGAGGAGTTTGTTACCCTCAAGGCCATCGCTCTCGCCAACTCAG gtgacctaaactgggacatgcttaaaccacctgaccaagtcctaaagcaatgggactccctaaatctttctcagattattaccaatcccacaaggtatgactccaaacacccagaaaaggctactctcctcgatgttatcctcacaaataatcctgataggtatcagtctggggttt